The region AGGGAGGAGCAACCATGACAAAAGCTGGCACGTCATCCTTCGGTTCCAAGGGAAGCTTCGGATCGTCGTCTCTGAGCAGCAGTCAAAGCAAAGGTTTTTCGGATTTGGTCAAAGGTAGCTTCGGCTCGAGCAGTCTTCAGCAAAGCCAGCAGTCCGCTGGGCTAAAAGGTGCGAAAGGAAGCATCGGGTCGAAGGGCGAGTCCATGAAGGGATCAAGACTAAGTCAAGAGCTTAGTCAGATAAAAGGCATCAAAAGTGGTCTGGAAAGTCAGTTGACGAAAGGATTCGTTAAAGGCGCTTCCGCGAGCGATTCCAAGCAGAGCCGGCAGTCATTTGTATTAGGAGGGATCAAAGGAGGTCAAGATCTTCTTACTAAAGGATCGACCAAAGGAGGGTCCTTGAGCAGCTTATTGCAAGACCAGCAATCGAGTGAAGTGAAAGGTACAAAAGGAAGCAGTAGCGTAAAGGGAATTTCCAGAAGTCAGTTCGGAATGAAAAATTTCGCTAAAGCCGGCGCCTTCGGTGATCTTGCGCAAAGCCAGAAGCAGAGTAGCTTGGGAGGCACTAAAGGTAGTGATGGCCTGAAAGGAAGCCTGCAAAGTCGTTTTTCTGAAAGAGAATCCTTCGGCAGCTTGCAGACCGGACAAAAGTCTACCGGAACGAAGGGTTTCAAAGGCGGCAGCGGTAAATGGATTCTGGAACAACAAACCCAGAAGTCACAGCGACTGGTCAACGACGGCGGGGCCTTTGGACTCGGTGGCAACGCTAAGCAGTCCTCTAGCATGAAAGGCTCGCTGAAGGGCGGATCAGCAGGCGGGTCCAGACAGAAAACGCAGCAGTCTAGCCTCGAACGTTTCGGCCACCAGACGCACCAGTCTCACTTCAGCTCTTTCAGGGCAAATGGTATTCTGAGAAGCGTACACTTTCAAGGACCAACAGGCCAACAGAAGCACCACTCACAGCAGACTTTCAGTTCGCATAGGTGGGGCAGCAAGCATGGCTTCGGTGCATCGAAGCAGTCATTTAGCAGCCAACGACGGCATTTCGGGGAGACTGGCCTACTGTTTCGtacacagcagcagcagtcgaACAAGGGAGCCGCGTTCCGTCAAGTCGGGAAGAGAAACCTCTTGCAGCGGAGTCAGAAGCAGATCAGTCAGAGTGAGAAAGATGCCGGGTCATTCCAACGTGGAAGCTCTCAGCTGACTGGCAAAGGACAAAGGCTGCAAAAGCAGGCGGCTGGTGTGTCCGGCTTTGGCTCTCTCTCGAAAGGCCAGCAACAGCGCGTCGGCCAAGCTAGCGAAAGTTCCTCCCTCTCCCGAATCCACAATGTCCAGGCAACAGCGCAGCAAGCGATCGGCCAAAAAAGCCTGTCGGCATCGAGTTTTGGTCCAGCAAAAGCAGTCTCAGGGAAGTCGAAACTTTCTCTGGAGTCTGGGCTCGTTCAGGACTTGAACTCTGCTGCGGCTTCACAGCAGAAAGCGTCTCAGCGGCAGATGCAGTCAAACCAGGCCGCAATGAAAAGGTCTTTCGCGCTTGGGTCTTTGAGTTCAGAGTCCCAGCAGAAATCCATGAATGGACTgctccagcagcagcaacaacaagtgCAGCAGCAGAGGCGGTCTTAGCAGTGCCGTTAACCTAATATGGACAAAGTACAAGGCATGGAATTATTTTCAGCATGCACGTTTTTTGAAAGTCAAACCGTCGTATACCTCACTTTCAACCAATATGTCCAATAAAAATAATTTCCTAACTGCAGCGAGCTTCTGCAACATTTGTCATCTTTTTACTGCATCGATCAGCAGTTCCGCACCACATACGAGTTACTGCACCCATTACTGCATACCAGTTCCGCACGATATGTGTTGCTTCCGCATGCACACGTCCGAACCCTTCACAAGTTCCTCAGTTAACGATTCCAAGAAAAATAAATGAATTTAGCACGGTCAAGCATACTTGCGTATCAAGTACAAAGGTCCAACAAAATGGAAGAAGACAAGCGGAAGGCATCGCGCTTCACATAAACACGAAGAGACGAACACACACTGATCTTAGAACTGCGAGGTTTAAATTAACGATGAAAATTATATAGTCGGGACTTTGTGCCATAGCAGCAGCGTGTGGAAGGCACTAAACAAAATGGGGCCATAAAAAGTCACACTTTCGCCAGAAAGGCGTAGCATCGATCACGATAGCAagttagtggacagctataccaagtaaggttagtagttttagcggccgtataaacttgcaaacataggcatactaactaaattaacaagcatggcgtcacgcgcacacaagcaaacatgaatacctCTAACGCgctgaccgcagaaactcgctgtcaaaacgctggagtgaggaagcgcggcggcagcagcgagcgaactgaacttcatgctgcgtctcgcaaCAACGCGAactagccgcgaaaacacagcgcacggcggactgtgtccccgtctCAGAGGGTGCTCGCGACCGCCCGGGCCACCCGGAGTTGAACACATGCCCCCTCCCTACCATCCCTCAGGAGCCTTGCACGCGAggaaagacagcgcgcttccttctcGCCACAAGTACAGCATATAGCAGCGACCTATTTATAGAACATTCCTCCCACTTTAGTACTTGCTATGAACGCTACAGAATCAACATGGGCAGCTCAAAACAAAAATCCCCCCAAATCTCGACAGCTTGATTAAAAtagtgattatatatatatatatatatatatatatatatatatatatatatatataatcactaCAGCTCGGGGGCGAAGCGAACGTGTAAATAGAGGTACGCCACCCCTCTCCAGTAGCAATTcgatatatacatgtatatataccgAATTTGAAATTGAAAGTACACAAAGAAATCAAAAACAATGCAAATCATCGTTCACGTACGCCCAAGAGATATATCCATGCCCTTCCTCAAAATTAATCGTAGAGGAGATGCGAAAATACTTAGACAACGCAGCcttattgaaaataaaaatataaaaacgTCAGTTCATGTTCTAGACTATGTAGAAACAATACTGAAACAAGATTCATGACCATGCACAGAACTAGAATGTCAGCTTAGTAGATTTAGGCAGTTCTATTAAAAGTCTGTTTGAAGGGGCCCATAGCTAGCTAGCTAGCGTTGCATCTCAAATTCCAACCTCCGTCTTCCTCGATTTCCGTTGGCGAAGCGATTGATAACTTTTCATAGACGACAGGGATATCTCAGTCCGTATGAAGCAAGGCCAGGCCGGTCAGGCTGGTTTCACTCATTTGTGATCTCAGCCATGGTTTTAGGCGACGGAGTGTGGAGAAAGACCTTTGGCACTGGCAGCGCTCACAAGGAGAGTGGCCAGTATTTGCAGAAGTGTCCTGATTGAAGGAAAGATGTCACCGCCGCACATGTAGAGCGCTTCaacagcattcgaagggacgtcTCCTCATCTTTCGCTTTCGCGCTTCCACTATTGCCGCCATAGCCACAGTTCGGCTTCAATGACACTTGCAGTTATCGGGGCATGCCTTCCAATGAGTGAGCCACTGGGCAATCTCTGTTACTACTTTTGCCTAGTCTTCTGTTGTGATGGTATGCAGCTGAGACGGCATAAAGACGAAGATCATGCAGACTCCAAAAGTCTCGTCGTTAAACGTTGATTTGAGGTCTGCCAGCACATTATCCAGTAGTGGTATATATACAGACATCCTGAGGAAGATCTCTGGATCGATCGCTGGAGTGTGACTTGTGGATCAGTCTCTTCGTGATGCAAGGGAGCCACAGCTCTGTTTCAGGCTCATCCTCCAGCGCGACGGCTTGCTCGTAAAGAGGCCGTGAATACCTCTTCGATTTTTTTCCCTCTGAGCAGTTAGAACAGCTACGGTGTCTCTCAAAAACCAACGTGTGCTGTGTCAACTTGCTGTGTGCACATCGACGCACTCCTTCTCGTAGAGGTGACTCGATTGGAGCGTGTACGCCAGTAGGTCCGAGAGGCAAACCCGCCATCGACAACAGCGACGCGGTGCGTCCTCGCTTTTGTAGCGTTTTGTGGTTCTCTCCAGTTGGCGACGGCGTCGAGAGCTTTGGCCACGGAGCCAAGGGTTCTCGAAATTGTATGACACTGTCGTGTCATTCGACCCATCTCGTCTTGCAAAGACCTTTAGGTTGGTGGCCAAGTGTGTTTTTCAATACAATCATTCCGTTTTGGTGACGCGGTGAAGAAGGAAATGATATCCTTCGTAATCTCTACCCGTTCACCGAGTACTTTCCCTGTCAGGATGGGCTCAGTTACGCTGGCGTCGTCAGCATCGCTGTCACTGCGCGGGTCGACGAATTGGACGAAGTCTTCTCGTACCACGTTATTGTGTACGTACCGCAGGACAAGACTTAGCTGCTACGTTGTGAGATACATCGGTTGATTCATCGAGCATGATGCTGTGTGACGATTGACTCGTTCACCAAGTGCAGCAAGAACCTCGTCTCCAGAGCACTTGATAACTTCGTTTCGGGTTGTCTTGCTGATATACGTGCCTGGCGATGATGTGGTGACAAGGTGCTTCTGAAATTCAGTTGTGATATGTGTAGTGCGCGAGACAGTGCCGGGATTAGGAAATGAAAAGAAGAGGACAACAAAGAATGCGCGCACAGATGTTAAACCCGTGCTGTATGGAAGATGACGATGTCGAATAGCGTCCGGCACGAGAACGCGTGGCGCAATAAGATAAAAATTAGGCCCTTcacctgtcgaggaaatgggggtcaacgaagcttgtcgtgtgtttcttcggtgtttctCCGAACGAATTGCAGTGATGAGCACCACGTTGTGCCCGAACTACAACCGGTGACACtaacacgcactgcagctggttccgaagttccggttgaggaactcgcgttgaaaccgggccgtcgcaccagggaagttggcgctagcgttacagaggcgtgcaccaccgttgtcgggttcctggacgGCTAGaggacgctgacgtttggcctcaacatcacaatcccgcaactcggggtcggcggctcttcgctgacgtttggcctgaacatcgcgctccctcaactcgggatccgtggctcttcgctgacgtttcacctgggcttcggaagccccaacgctagaatcggcacgtcgacaacgagccctttcccgagcattGTTCCAATTCCCGAAGGCATTCCCGAGAATGCCTTTACCTGCCGgaaaaaatggcaggaaaaccaaTCACGATGTTAAGAGATACTGgcagcagcacagtgatcgtggAATCCACCTGTTTCTCTTAATTAAAACGTGCGATTCATGAGCGAGAGGGGCTAATGATATTAAGAGATACAACGATATTAATGCTACATTTGGGTTAAAActaatttgcaggcgcaaattggaattagctagcgcaagacaggggtaattgtagatcgcagggagaggccttcgtcctgctttgaacataaatataggctgatgatgatgatgccgtcCTTGTCTTTATCCTTGCTTAGTCGCCATGGTGAATCAGTGGTTAGATAGTGGGCTCGactcccggccgtggcggctccATTACGAtggggagcgaaatgcaagaacgccggtgtacttgtatttaggtgcacgtcaaagaaatCCGGGTAGTCAAACCAGTCAAACTACGGCGTTTCTCGTAAGCCCTAATGTTGGCTTTGGGACGTCAAACCACACGAATCAATTATATATTTCATATATTTTCAACTACCTGGGTTTCTTTATGGCGCGTATAAACCTAAGTGCATGGTCGTTTTTATTGGCCGcccccgtcggaatgcggccaccgcgatTGGTCTATGCTAATGCTAACCAGGAAACTTAAACAGATGGCAGTGCGACCGCCATACAGTTGACAAAAAAAACATGCTAATTTTCCTGAGAAACTTCATCTACTTAATTTCGCAGTACTCGTTTCGTTAAGTATAGCGCGTATATTTGATTTTGACATTTCTGAGGTTTTAGAACAGTTGAGACTAACATCCTagttgatgatggtgatgataaaaattttatttgtCGATAGGAGTACAACACCCTTATTCCAGGTCATTTTCCTGGCACAGCTCCAGCGCCCGCAGCTGTGATTGGGGTAGTTGGGTGAGATGGGGCCGGATGGTAGGACATTCTCAAATGACGTGCGGTCCACATGGGGTATACATCCCACACAGTGTGGGCAGATGTATGGGTCAGTAGAATAATAGCTGCAGGTGTGGAGGGCCCGTCCAGGGGGGTTAAAAGAGTACCCGTTTTAGCCTGCCTTATCAGGACGGCATGCTCGCGTAGAAGTGAGGGATATTTTAGTGCGGTGAAGCGCGAAGGACGGGACAATGGGTGGCGAGACACGTGGGTCAAGCGCTCGCCTCACATTGTCCCGTCGTTCGCGCTTCATCGTactcaaatatgcatcaccaaaTGGCCCAAAATTCGGCTCTTCTGAAGTGAGGGATGTGGCTTGGAGGGAACTCACAGCGGTTAAGCCTTGGCTGCGCGGCTTGAAGGACTGTGCGCACGGGGAATATCTGGCACCCGGAGTAATTTGGCTCGAGCGAGCGCGTTACGTCGTTCGTTACTATAGAAATGGGAGCGTGCCCTGGGGTCCATATGATTTTGACGCTGTGATTGCAGTCTTCATTTGGTATGTTCGCTACTGTCATTGTGTAATTTGTTGCGCTTGATCTGTCGGCATGCCTCCTGAGAGTCGGTAAATATGAGTGTTTAGGGCAGCTTTGCTGGTTCTGTTGGCTGTGATAACGAATCGCTTGAGCGATTGCTTGCAGTTCTATGTAGGCTGTGTTGAGGTGGGCGGATATATGTTCTCTGTCGAAGCAACTACGAGGTTGTTGAGATTCAgatgaagaaatggagctgggaggTCACGTAAAGCACAGAACATATAGCCAGTTATCTATTAGAGTTATGCAGAATTGATctgcgtgcgtttttttttttttacagatcgTGTCAATTCGTGACGAAATTGTGCTAAAGAATGGGCTTCAAGTGAAGCTTTGCGTAGTGTTTCTTTCCTTGTCGAAAAGGAGGCTGGTGGTGTAGGGGGAAAGCGGAATATCGAAAGCTACTCATGAGATAGGGCTGGGTGACTATTCGATTACCCTTGCGATTCATCGATTGATGCTCTAACAGTGACCACATCGAGTTTAATCCGTTGATCTAACATGGTTAAAATCAAGCAATGTCAACGCTTCACTTGTTTAACCCTGTGATGCCCAAAAAAAACTCCACATCAAAGAAACatatcaaagcccctttcttaaagaaagatggttgaacgcgaagctttcacccatgcaaactgaatcaaagttaaagtccaaagccaacgaccacgcgacgaacccaagaaatgctgagcgacccgatgcgatgcatatgtgatttgattgcttgcttaggattgtattttttgaacgctGAAATTCAATTAAGACACACATCGTTAAGCTGCATAGCTTTTATTTTAGATCACgcagccgttgattacacgcacacactcacactgtcacggactgcatgccgttgccgatacgcaatcgcgctcgcgcttacgttcgcgtacggcagcctttttttctgccgtgcgctgcacccgcggcctacccagggtgacggccgggaatgcattgcgtgacgcgcgtaatgcaatgcagatatatacagttcgtctgggtagcgtggcgttacagttcccattgttcttatcggtacaactgcgtaTGTAAACTGTAGTGCTCTACGATTGTGTGTGACTTCAACGGTCGCACTTGTACAACAGACGCGCTCACGTCGGGCTCCGTAGTTTTCATGTTTTTCGGGCGGCCCAGTTCCTGCTACACCCGAAAAGTGCACATCATTTCATCTGTGAAGTCGAGCGGGTTTTTGGACCTAGGACCGATTTCCGCGGATTCACTACCGAAAGTAGACCTCCATCACGGGGCAGCCGAGGTAAACCTTCCGGGTAAaagacggcggcggcggctgcgccaGCAACGCCGGCGAACGCCGCCTCAACGACGCCGATGGAGATGGCGGCCCGTGCACCAACGTCTGGAGCGGAAAACAGCCCAGCGCGTGCGTCAACAAGCCGTGAATCGACCACAGAAGAGCGGATGGATATTTCCGAGGCTCAACCACGTCCAAAACCAGCCACTAAGGCCGGCGAGAGAGCCGACACCAACTCCGAACGGCGTACCCGCACGACCCCGCACGTTACCAAAGACGACGATGAGGGCTGGAGGACGGTGCTCACTCTCCGCCAAAGAAAGAGGAAAGCGAGGGAACGCCAACAAGCGCCGAGGAACGGCCCTCCTAACCAAAACGAAGAAAAATCTATATTTCACCATAGACCCAGAAAATTCCGGAAactaccgccgctgccgcgcgACGACTTCAAGGTCCTCACCAGGGCCTCACCAGGGCCTACCGATGCGGACCCTGACAAGCCCCATGTTAGCCGACGCGCTCATCAAGGCTTGCCAAAACAAAGGCACAGGTGAGCAGTTCTTGCTACGCATAAAACGCGGCTGAAACATCGCGATAGTTTCGCCCCCCGACCAAGAGGTACGTAGCAGAGCATGTGCGCAAACTGACATCTATGGTGACAAACGGCAGGCCACACGCGGTAAACGCGTACGTTGCAACAGGCGAAGGGGCAGTACGCGGGGTCATCCACGGACTGCCGCCGCACACTCCACCTGAAACCATAAAGCGAAATCTCCGCGTCCGCACGCAAAACGTCGAAGTGATCCAAGCCAGAATGCTAGGAGACTCTAAAAGGGCGGTTGTCACCATCTATGGACCTTTTGTCCCCCGATACGTGTATTATCATGGGGGCGAACTCGTTTGTTACCCGTATCGCAACACGGTGCAAGTGTGCAAAATCTGCCAACAAGTCGGACATCGGACGGACAGTGTGCCCGCAACCAGAACTTCCTGCCTGCAAAATCTGCGGCACTCGAAAACCATCAGAAGGGCACGACTGCAGCCCGCAGGGCCGCGGTGTGCCACATGCGGTGGAGAACACGTGACCGGGGACCGCAGCTGCAGAGAAATACTAAAAAGCAAGCTCGCCGCTACCCGCAGAAAAACCCAAATAAAACCCAGAAAAAAGGAGACACCGCCTCGGGAACCTACAGGAACCATCCAAGATGGTTCGCATCCGAGGACAAAGAAGTGCGCTACAGCGAAAACCTGCAGAGCTTCATGAGGAAAGAGGGGGTCCAGACCAAAATCCAGCTCCAGCTCATGATCCCGCTCCAGATTGAGAACGAGATTCCAAAACCTTGGAAAGAACACCAAGACCCCACCCCACCCCAAACCCATCCTACAAAACAAACCACAGTCCAAGGAGCTGCTGGCCAACCAAAATCGACGGCGAAACTGCAGGTAAGCTTGGCTCAGGTCGTATCTCGCAATGCCAAACCAATTACTCAAAATCCAGAATATCAAAGAATAATTGAGGAAAACCGCCTTCTAAAAGCTAGTCTGGCCGAGATTAAGCAGGAGCTGGCCGCTCTCAAACAATCTCAAAAACCAAAGTTAACCGCGACCAGATCAATAACAAGCACCCCGGAACAGCCGGAACCAACAGACAATAGAAAATTTCCGAAATGACACGCCATATTCAGCTCACGTTCGCAGAAATACGTACGCTGAAGCGACAGGTAGACGCATTGATCAATTCCACAAAATCAGCCGCCCGCAAGCGCACTAGTGACAGCCCGGGAGCTCCGACCCGCCGTCCCAAAACTCTAGAGACGACGGATAGCGAAGGCACCAATCACGGCTAGCCACGGAAACAGATTACCCGATAACCTCGAGGTGTGGCAATGGAACAGTCGCACACTCAAAACCAAACAGAAAGTTCTAACACAATACATAGAGTCGGCACCAATCCCGCCAGACATTATATGCATCCAAGAAATTGGCAGTCAGATACCGAAGCGGAGGGGTTACGATACCCATTGGAACCCCGCTTTCCCGCAAAACGCTACTTATTCCAAAAAGGATGTCGCGCTTTGTGTTAAGCACATACCAGACTACGAGATACAACGCCAGATAATCACAATATGGCCATACAAAAGAAACAAAGCAAAGACGATTCGCCCAGGGAGAAACAGGTAGACTTTAGCCGCCTCGTGGTTTTTACGACGCAGGAAGCTTTGAGGGGGGACAACATTATAATACTAGGGGACTTCAATGCACCACACTCGCACTGGGGTTAGCAGAACGATACAGTTAAAGGGAACACATTACTGGCATCAACGGAACAAAGGGGTCTTGAATTAATAACACTCCCAGGAATGCccacactcttaaaaaaaaaaaaggtcgtcatattcactaagtaaatactaacacgttactagtcccaaaaagcactaccttcttagtaagtgcaggtagtaaaatgatggttagtacttttcactacctgctgaagctagtaaaaaaacactaacttagtactaacttaatactacctcggtagtgcagttactaacgcaactgaaacataattaccaacaatacaatggcgcctattcgatttataagtgccgcttgcattgccatatgaagtcgatggtattgtgaaagcataagaaagtaaaagaatatacatgaaaaaaaaagaaccg is a window of Dermacentor silvarum isolate Dsil-2018 chromosome 4, BIME_Dsil_1.4, whole genome shotgun sequence DNA encoding:
- the LOC119450607 gene encoding nuclear pore complex protein Nup98-Nup96, which encodes MATTSTRPLAVLAALVICIGWNQQLYARAQFVKGGGVKGSVKGGEGESFRPFKDELGLGFSGNGGTKGSSSLKGSLAGTKGGATMTKAGTSSFGSKGSFGSSSLSSSQSKGFSDLVKGSFGSSSLQQSQQSAGLKGAKGSIGSKGESMKGSRLSQELSQIKGIKSGLESQLTKGFVKGASASDSKQSRQSFVLGGIKGGQDLLTKGSTKGGSLSSLLQDQQSSEVKGTKGSSSVKGISRSQFGMKNFAKAGAFGDLAQSQKQSSLGGTKGSDGLKGSLQSRFSERESFGSLQTGQKSTGTKGFKGGSGKWILEQQTQKSQRLVNDGGAFGLGGNAKQSSSMKGSLKGGSAGGSRQKTQQSSLERFGHQTHQSHFSSFRANGILRSVHFQGPTGQQKHHSQQTFSSHRWGSKHGFGASKQSFSSQRRHFGETGLLFRTQQQQSNKGAAFRQVGKRNLLQRSQKQISQSEKDAGSFQRGSSQLTGKGQRLQKQAAGVSGFGSLSKGQQQRVGQASESSSLSRIHNVQATAQQAIGQKSLSASSFGPAKAVSGKSKLSLESGLVQDLNSAAASQQKASQRQMQSNQAAMKRSFALGSLSSESQQKSMNGLLQQQQQQVQQQRRS